GGCCAGCGCGATCTCGTGCGGGCGCTGGACGATCACGACGTCGATCTCGGCCTCGCGCAGCTGCTGCGGGGTCAGCTCGACGGCGGTGGCCGGCCAGTCGTACGTGCGCGCACGTCCCAGGCCGTCCGGCCCACGGTCCGGCGTCATCGGTATCAGGTAGCGGTGCGGGCCGTGGACGAAAGCCGTCGTCCAGGCTCCGTGTACGTGCCAGAGCAGGATGTTCACGCGGTCACCTCCCGGGTGTTCTGAGGAGCGGGCCGCTTCTTGACCCGGGGGATGAGTCCGTCGACCGCGGCCAGGACGTCCTCGCCGCGGATCGAGGTGAGGCAGGGATGGCCGGGGATCGGGCAGGTCCGGGCACGGGTGTCCCGGCAGGCCGCCCGCTGGTCGCCGAGCACCACCGACGGGACGCGGTAGGGCGCCCAGCGCTGGGCCGGGACGACCGGCGCGAACAATGAGACGACCGGGGTGCCGACGGCCGCGGCCAGGTGCGCCGGGCCGGTGTTGCCGACGACGACCGCGTCGGCTCCGGCGAGGATGCCGGCCAGGCCGTGCAGGTCGGTGCGTCCGCCGAGGTCGAGCGCGCCCGTGCGGTAGGCGACCGACGAGGTCAGCGCGGTCTCGCCGGGCCCGCCGGTGAGGACGACGCGGTGGCCGGCCTGCAGCAGCGCGGTCGTGATCTCCACCGCGGTCCCGAAGCCGGGCGCCCGGGCCGGAACCGCGGCTCCCGGATGGACGACGACGTAAGGCTCGGGGCCGGTCAGGCCGGTGACGTTCGGGGGCGCCGTGATCGCGAGGCGGCCGTCGTCGTTGGACGGGAGCGCGAAGCCGGCCGCGCGGGCCAGGTCGAGGGCCGCGTCGGCCTCGTGGCGGTCGTCGCCCCGCTGGTGACGCAGGTCGAGCAGCGAGCCCGGGTAGTCGACGCTGTCGGCGCCGATCCAGCCGACGCCGGCCAGGCGCAGCAGCAGCGCGGTCGGCAGCGGGCTCTGGTGGAAGCTGGTCAGGATCAGCGCGCGGTCGAGGCGCCGGTCGGCCAGCGACGCGGTGATCGCGGCGATGTCGTCGGCGCGGACCGGCGGCGGCTCGAGGCCGACCCAGGGCGCGTCCCAGACGATCACGTCGTCGACGCCGGGCAGCAGGCGGGCCGCGGCCGCTCCCTGCGGGCCGCACAGCAGCGTCACCCAGGCCGAGGACGCGGCCGCGGCCCGGACCGTGGGCCCGGCGAGCAGCACATCACCGGCGCTGTCGAGCCGGGCGATCAGCGTCCTCATCGGGAGACCTCGCGGGCCAGCGGGAGCGACCGCGGGCCCGGGCGGAGCAGGTGCGAGACGGCGCTGAACAGGTCCGGGGCCGTGCCCGGGGCGGCGGCGATCTCCTCGGCCCTGGTCACCGGGGTCGGGACCAGGATGCCGCCGGCTCCCGCGGCGGCCGCGGCGCCGAGGTCCGCGCCGATGTCGCCGATCACGACCGTGTCGGCCGGATCGACGCCGAGCGCCTCGGTGCCGGCGAGCACCATCCCCGGCTCGGGTTTGCGGCAGGCGCAGCCCTCGCCCGGGGTGTGCGGGCAGAACGTCCAGACGTCGAGGGGGTCGTCGAGGAGGTGCTGGATGCGGTCGGCGACGGACTCGACCTGGGCCCGGGTGAGCAGGCCGCGGCCGACGCCCGACTGATTGCTGACGACGCCGACCGCGATGCGGCGGGCCCGCAGGAGCAGCACCGCCTCTTTGGCGCCCGGGCGGAGCACGACGTTGTCCGGGTCGCCGTTGTAGGGCGGGTCGTCCTCGGTCAGCGTGCCGTCCCGGTCGAACAGCACCGCCCGGGGCAGCCCGGAGCCGCTGTCCCGGGGTCGGGGTCGCGCCGGGTCCACGTACACCCACGCGTCGGGCGCGAACGCGGAGCGAGCCGGGACGTGCCTCACCGCGCCACCGCCGAGTGTGGAACGTCCGACCGGCTCGGGGCCGCCGAAGTGTCCACGCTTCCGCCGGGAGCGGCGGCGCCCGCAGCGGCCGGGGGCGGCCAGGGCGTCGCTCGGCGGTGGCGCCACTCGCCGCGGAGCCGGTGGCCGACCGCCGCGAACGGGATCACCGCGCTGGTCGCGAGCATCGTGAGCACCTCGGACCGGCTGCGCGGGCCGGGCGCGATCCGGGCGGCCGCGAACTCGGCCGTGCCCACCGCCCAGGCGCCCGCTGCGGCCAGCGCCGCCCGCCGCCGGCCGGACACCGCCAGCCCCACCGCCGCCGCCCCGGCCGCGGCGATCACCGCGTGCCGCGTGATCCGCCCGCGCGGCGCCTCGGCCCGCTCGGCCCAGTCTGCCCCGTGCAACCGTCGCATCAGGACGTCGTCCGCATTGCCGGCTTGAGCGGAGACCGACACGAGCGGGCCGGCCGTCCGGACCGGATGGACGGTGACCCGCCGTCCCACGGTCAGGCCCCACCCGGCGTCGGCGACCCGCAGCGCGAGGTCCGCGTCCTCGCGGAACGCGCGGGGGAAGCGCTCGTCGAAGCCGCTGACGGCGGCCAGCGCCGACCGGCGGTAGGCGATGTCCGCGGTGATCCACCGGGAGGTCTCGAGCCCGGCGGTGTTCCGCTCGAAGTCGGTCGGCCGGCGACCGGCCGGCAGCGGCACCGTGATCCGCCCCTGCACCGCGGCCGTCGCCGGATCGGCTTCGTCCAGGTCGCGAGCGAGGTCGGCGGCCCAGGTCCGCGACGGCACGACGTCGTCGTCCAGGAACACGACCCACGGCGTCGTCGTCGCCCGCCAGCCCGCGTTCCGGGCCGCGGCCGGCCCGTTCCCGCAGCTGTAGACGACCCGGTCGACCCGGTCGAGGCCGACGCCGAGCGGCCCGCAGTCGGTCAGCGGCCGGTCGTCCACCACGACGACCTCGGCCGGAGCCGGACCGGCGCTCTCGGCGAGAGCCCGCAGACAGTCGGCCAGCGACGCACGGCCGACGGTCGGGATCACCACCGAGTAGGTCATGCGAACATCCGGCCCCGCCGGACCACGAACGGGCCGAGCGCGAGCAGGTCCACCGGGGCCGAGCCGAAGCACTCCAGCGCGTCCCGGACGTCGTCGACCATCGGGCGACCGGCCGTGTTCAGGCTGGTGTTGACGACGACCGGC
This genomic window from Cryptosporangium phraense contains:
- a CDS encoding glycosyltransferase family 2 protein, which codes for MTYSVVIPTVGRASLADCLRALAESAGPAPAEVVVVDDRPLTDCGPLGVGLDRVDRVVYSCGNGPAAARNAGWRATTTPWVVFLDDDVVPSRTWAADLARDLDEADPATAAVQGRITVPLPAGRRPTDFERNTAGLETSRWITADIAYRRSALAAVSGFDERFPRAFREDADLALRVADAGWGLTVGRRVTVHPVRTAGPLVSVSAQAGNADDVLMRRLHGADWAERAEAPRGRITRHAVIAAAGAAAVGLAVSGRRRAALAAAGAWAVGTAEFAAARIAPGPRSRSEVLTMLATSAVIPFAAVGHRLRGEWRHRRATPWPPPAAAGAAAPGGSVDTSAAPSRSDVPHSAVAR
- a CDS encoding D-glycero-alpha-D-manno-heptose-1,7-bisphosphate 7-phosphatase, whose protein sequence is MRHVPARSAFAPDAWVYVDPARPRPRDSGSGLPRAVLFDRDGTLTEDDPPYNGDPDNVVLRPGAKEAVLLLRARRIAVGVVSNQSGVGRGLLTRAQVESVADRIQHLLDDPLDVWTFCPHTPGEGCACRKPEPGMVLAGTEALGVDPADTVVIGDIGADLGAAAAAGAGGILVPTPVTRAEEIAAAPGTAPDLFSAVSHLLRPGPRSLPLAREVSR
- a CDS encoding glycosyltransferase family 9 protein; translation: MRTLIARLDSAGDVLLAGPTVRAAAASSAWVTLLCGPQGAAAARLLPGVDDVIVWDAPWVGLEPPPVRADDIAAITASLADRRLDRALILTSFHQSPLPTALLLRLAGVGWIGADSVDYPGSLLDLRHQRGDDRHEADAALDLARAAGFALPSNDDGRLAITAPPNVTGLTGPEPYVVVHPGAAVPARAPGFGTAVEITTALLQAGHRVVLTGGPGETALTSSVAYRTGALDLGGRTDLHGLAGILAGADAVVVGNTGPAHLAAAVGTPVVSLFAPVVPAQRWAPYRVPSVVLGDQRAACRDTRARTCPIPGHPCLTSIRGEDVLAAVDGLIPRVKKRPAPQNTREVTA